The nucleotide sequence gttttcccggtgttTCGACgtttgtcagacagatgaaccggagaggaaagtttgcaggttcgataggttagggggtgtggtggacgaacggactgcgtatccggaatcgtctcgtcgttctgagcaactttcatgttgaaaatattttaatccgagttacggattaaaagatatgatttttaaaagattttaataattttggaatttaattatttatttaattaattcgaaaaaaggtatttatgacgtcagcatgatgtcatgctgacgtcagcagtcaacaggggttgactgagtcaaccctgacatgtgggtccagtgggacccacctgtcattctctattaaattaattagggtttaggttaatctaattacagtttaattaaacttaactagttaattaatttaattaataattttattaaaacattttaattttattaattttatttattgtttttttatttattttattattcattatttatttattattatttttttattttatttttattattttttattttttattttttttatttttgcgttctgggggtggggccccctagtcagtggctcaTCCGAGCCACCAGGGGCTAATGGGCGCGGCCAAACGGGGCTGCAACCGGGCGGAGCCCCGGGGCGTTTGGGCGCGAGCGCCGGCGTCCAGGGGCCGCGACGGCGACCGAAGCGGGGCTGGGACGGCGAGCGGCTGTGGCGCGAGGCGAGGCGGGGCGATGGCGCGGTCGGTGGTGCCCGTGCACGTGGCCGAGGCGACCAGGGGGGAAGGGCGCggcggccgcggcaggggagccgcaCGGGGGAGCGGAGAGGGGCCGGGGGTGGGACGGCGGCGTGGCCgcgggtggccggagccggggcggagccggcgacggggctccgggcgcggcgtcgttcgggagggggggagaggggagcgacggggggggggggggagagctcacggggaggggcgcgtagggtctaggaggcgggcgcggtgaagcttggaggcgaccggcgaggagggagtcggggaggcggccgccggcgtcggggagggcggGGGCCGTCGGGGTCGACCCGCGATGGCGGGTGCTCGTGCttgggggcgacggaggggaggaggggatccccagcggtggagaggaggaggagggggggtccgggcggctgtggggcggcgggggccgccggcgaggtgggggggggggcgacgggggtTCTCGGTCGGGGGTctccgcccccgatccagatcgggcgagggcaggggagaggggtgggggcgcgtgggggggggggaaggagtggggcggctagggttcggccgcgggggggtggggggggggtatgTGGCCGGGGTGGCTGGGCCGatgggccggcccaagggggggggaagttgggccaggccaggggccaggtggggtgggggaactggctgggccagggggttttcccctccctcttgttgttttttttcctgtttaaatcatttaatccatttagccattttatgAAATTATGCcggttgcaccataattacctttgtaatattcgcCAACCACctaacaattttattttaaatttttaaaacttttattgttttcatcaatttgaattttgaatttgaacagtttcgaattattgcgaggatagcaacagtaatcgggatgacgtgccatgattagcatgggattactgtagcaagattatccgggcgttacagcttCCACCGAgttgcttcagccagagcatgtcttgacggctcctgccagctatcccgtggatgctatcacggagtctcaaaattgccaccttatgacgcaatggattaatatgaaggtcaaggcggctgttggctctgtttttcctactgaacccgacacaacttttcactgccggccaattccagaaggatatgctagggtgatggtggatgaaataacggagggatttgaggacctccagcttgaccaccctaccggtgaaggggagactcggctgggttctgctctgaagactccatgcctatggcggaaggagctcatcaaccttccgaactggacgcctccgcctcctcctcctcctccggcaagtcagggcactccgcctcctccaccgcctcctccttcgacgagtgacgatcagggcactcggccggctccttctccggcgcgtggcagcacttcgcctccttctccgcctgcgtcggcgcgcccaagcagccagcctcctccttctccgcctcgtcagcaagggcggaagagacctgccgccgctccggctgctccggcgcgtcgtagtccttctcctccgcctcgtaagcaagtaaagaagacaaccgctccgtatgccctgccggtgtctagcagtacagccagaggtgggaggacatacagattcggtccttctctgaagactccagagaagttaccatatgagaggaccacggaggagaacgccgagatcgcgcgagaagaagtgaggaacttctttgaaggggtgaaagcaaagaaacatccacgtccagaggagaaggtagatccggtgaaagcgaagcgcactctagctgccctgacaaaaccacccaagtctccaccgaaaggaaactatgagcgcattatcggaaaggaatttgccgaagcagagcggtcgggaagtactgtcagtgatcaaaggctgaaagaacgacgagctgggaaacaaattgcccagctcggcgaacaagcgaagcaatagtgcccccgctcaaggtgcctagcgacatcgtcgctaatgatccgaggatggtgcccggttatagcaatcttggagattacctgcccgacgatgtacgttatgatttcatggaggtgcagatacaaagatacaagTACGgaaagcctctcatcaaagatgaaagatctctatcaacgatgatgcaaagattgcatgattggtacttgaaaatctgcagagagtctgggggaggagtactttgtatgtgagagttaaaaaggagcatgacctcgttggaattgatctgtttcctgttccatttgaggagttctttcagtttttcaatcaattggccctcgataaagcaacggtcacctgctactgtctataagtagtactacttctgtcattaagtctctctatatagcttagctctttcattgcatgtatttataattatcctcactatattatgcagattgaagatcgtcgaattgaagaaaagacaaatcggtgatattgggttcattaacacaaatatcatagatgcaactcaggttaaatttcatgccgcagataccgaggccaacttgctacgatcgttggtaataaatgaaaacaaatatataatactctttccttacaacttcaagtgagtgttactgtcttgtgcgtattcggtttcccttatatattagtcaaggttatagtaatgtaattgatgagttatgcatgcgtgtgcagtttccactatattctcctagagattaagcttgagcagggactagtaaccatcttagGCTCAAGAccaaaagatccccaggactatgcggacatgactcaaatgctcgagaagtaagttaaatcgatcattatccaccatatcagcaactttgttcatttcctgatatatcaagtaattgttttctttgtctggcagggtttggaaaaaattcaccaaaaaagctccgggactcccgaagaagctgcaatttagacacccgaaagtaagtactatagtagcatgttccgcgcatctcctattgattcaagcgctagtttcatcaataccatttggcattcttgcttatcagtttgattgacctctatttcttgtaaagtggttgtggcaggaacaagggaatgatttctgtggatactatgtttgtgagtccatccgccacacgacctgtgagcggggctactctgacgaacaatatgaagtgcgtaaataacaacattcacaattttattttattaccattatttgtgttgagtttcattcattcatatatatatgtattgacccccttcttcaaattagatgtttcggaagcgggatgaactcctagcaccagctcgcatgcgagcaattcaagaggaattggcggcattctttcttgaccacgtgatcgctgaagacggagaatactatgtggaccatgagtccgtatgttaggagattatatttttaagagataattattgtatatatgtagccggtagtgtcggatagatatacgagaacttgttgttcgaccaatctctcggagaaggagaggtggtcgatatcacttctctctgtatgcatatatgttcatgacgatcttctgtttccttcgtttgcttactagctagctagcgtgtctagtcctctctatacgtatgtatagtacgtagcgtcgaccaagcatggacataagagaggacacctCTCTCTAtcaattatagctagctaacacaatttatgaaacacctaaattaaccccccaaaacccccaacccccccccttttaaaaaaaaaaccccagccacagaaatgctaacgtgtggatgcctattggtcctggttggtgccaccaaccgggaccaaaggccctcctgcctgggctccgcgcataggccacatggaggcccatctgtcccggttctggattgaaccgggactaaggggacagggcattagtaccgaccctttagtcccggttcaggaaccgggacaaaaggcccttacaaaccgggacaacaggccctttttctactagtgtataaagccatactcaaaagatataagtgaagcgcaaagaGCATTATAAattaaccatggactatctcataccagcttGGTGCATCAaatgaaagtgaaaactaaatgcaaaagatgctccaagatttgcacatatcacatgaacgaaacgaaaccaaaaacataccgatacttgttgaagaaagatgggatgccttccggggcatccccaaccttagacgcttgagtctccttgaatatttgcttggggttccttgggcatccccaagcttgagctcttgcctccccttcttctcctcacatcgagacctcctcgatccttgATCACTTCGTCCATAGAAAACTCaatagaaagttcggtaagatccattagtgtaataaagcaaatcactactctaagtactattggaaaccaattcatattttgtttttacatTGTAGCTAatctaatataacttttccatggcttaatccactgatagaaatcgatagtttcatcaaaacaagcaaacaatgcatcaaaaatagaatctgtcataaacaggacagtctgtagttaTCTGAACATTCGCCATACTCCccatactccaaaaattctgaaaaaattaggaaaaataaaaaaattgtatagaaagacagtgcaaaaagtatcagaaccgtttgacattccagtaaaaatatatataaaatcacgcactacagccaaagtttccgttttgcaccgcacaaaccaacaagcaatgtaaacatcctaaaggcaaatcttggcacattatttttataatacaatggaattttacaatgggataattatttttgttgaaaagtttctgtaatcaagattcacaaagtttccgtgagcatgaacaaagttaaAGGAGCTTcctcacttcaacaatgcttgtctctctcactttcactttcctttttgaaaagttttgggttcccctatttatttttttgtttttaaactctataaaagcactcaacagaaataaatgactctctaaaacttccgggtagTCTCTCTGGCAGCActttttttaaagccattaagctaggcataaggtgctcaactaatgaatccacccggatcccatggtatatcaaagccaatttgaattagcaatgatttggcatttagtattgagcacaaggcaacatatatcaagcaacaacgaagtctaactctcttcctatgcatcggcatgtcatacaagaacaattcatgcacatcaagtaaaggccaatgcatagcataagaagtttcttgcaattttatcgtgttgaaaatatagagaggcggagatgtagttcctctctcataataattgcaagtaggagcagcaagcacatgcatattatactcatcaaaattatcatgtgcaacggtaaaaggccacccatcaatataatccttaataagtgcaaacttctccgatatagtgtagtttggagaattcaaaaagataataggactatcatgtgtgggtgcaatagcaacaatttcatgtttaacataaggaacaatagcaagttcatctccgtaagcataattcatattggcatcttggccacaagaatagcaagcatcaagttcatcaaaaatggatatttcaaacgaatcaacgggatcataggaattatcatggcattcacccttcggtaagaatgaagggacattaaataatgtatgagttggagagttactctcattagaaggtgggcacaggtagctaatcctatcttcctccttttgttcttcgctctcctcgtcatctttttcaccAATGACCctacagtttcatcaatttcttctttcatagactcctgcaaaatattagtctcttctcagacaacggagactttctcaataaattcatcaatatcataattgtatttataattctcatagaaatatttaaggatagctaaatttccaggtctataaactaaatcatcaaaatcttcaaactctttaaacaaagattcaatttcacaagcacccttaaaagcaacaaattcttctattcgttccacatcatagtaatcatatatatcattagcataagaagctaaggtttcattatcattaaatttgcatgaaaagggaaggtgtggagccttcatcctagagcaacaagtatgaTCATATCTCAAACATAGTtgtcgagcataccaatgcaacatataaatttcatcccataatagtttcccttttcgaGTCAAGCgacaatccctaaagtattcacgttgatccaccatgtctcccattatataattgaatggggttttctcaggattattaaagtagtgcaaaatttctttcacataatgagcatcgagggttttaggaggttcgccatctccatgagtagcaagtaaacctgtttttttggtatttcgtgttccatatccataactaaagatagagaacaacttagtaCATCAAATAAAAttcacttagtgataaagcaaacaagcacacacgagaatattcaccccatgctattgctccccggaaacggcgccagaaaaaggtcttgataacccagaagtataggggatcaattgtagcctattttgataagtaagagtgtcgaacccaacgaggagctaaaggtagaacaaatattccgtcaagttctatcggccaccgatacaactctacgcacgcttaacgttcgccttacctagaacaagtatgaaactagaagtactttgtaggtgttgtaggctaggtttgcaagataataaagagcatgtaaataaaagctagggtccGTTTAGCTAAATGCACAACTAATCTAGTTTCAGtcgagagctttttgtcacaagaaatttatttgtccctagacaatcgataactagaccggtaatcattactgcaattttatttgagggagaggcataagctaacatactttctcttcttggatcatatgcacttatgattggaactctagatcatattaaagattattaaggtaaaacccaatcatagcattataaggcatcaagtcctctttactcccatacgcaaacaacctacttactcggacttatgcttctgtcactcacgccacccaccataagcaaatcatgaacatattgcaaaccctacagcagggatccctcacacttgcacgacacggagagcaccataggataacaccaataataaaacatgcaactcaaaccaatcacgatcatcaattaacccataggacaaaacggatctactcaaacatcacagAATAGCCATACAACatttggaaataatatatagaattgagaaccatgtttaagtagagattacaacgggtaaaagaggggttacaccgatgcatagaggggggaagagttggtgatgacggcggtgaagttgttggtgtagaccgTTGTCGCGATGATTGCCCCGGCGGTGTTCCAGCACCActtggagagagggggagagagccccccttcttcttcttcttccttgaccttccccctagatgggggaagggtttccgctctggtccatggcctccatggcggcggaggggcgagagcccctccgagattggatctctctctctctctctctctctctctctctctctctctgtttccgctctggtccatggcctccatggcggcggaggggtgagatcccctccgagattatgccctttcaccgtttcttaaatttccggagatccataactccgattgggctgaaattttgacacgatttttatccagatattggctttcttgcggcgaaagaagggcaccaaccgccttacgaagtggccacgagggcccaggacgcgcccctcaccctcgtgggtccctcgggcatcatctcgcgttgattccactttccaaattcacatatattccaaaaaaattctctgtaagtttttatcccgtttggactccgtttgatatggattttctgcgaaacgaaaaacatgcaacaaacaggaattggcactgagcactaatcaatatgttagtcccataaatagtataaaaagttaccaaaaatatgtaaaagttgtagaatattggcatgaacaatcaaaaattatagatacgacggagaagtatcaGCAGCGATGCCCCTCATTAGAAATAATGTCTCCCACATTCTATCCCTGTCCCGATGGTGCGTCTAGCGTCATTAGAGGgagtgtggaggtgtgtctctgtcgaatctcatgggattcggtcggtgctggtcCTTGGTGCATCTGTTTGGATCCAGTCTTCATTCGTGTTTGTGGTGTTTACAGGTTTGATCTTTCCgatctacgactttcttcatcAGTGATGGTTGCTGCTCTGGTGCGCTAATTCTATGGGGCTTTAGCACGATgaattcccgactgtctactacaataaggtttgaCTGGTTCCAGcgagggaggggcaatgacggcggcacgccttcggctcgctccagcacttgtagtcgtcgctaggtggtccacggaTCTAGTTGTAATTTTTAGTATCCCTGGTGTTCTTTGTACTGACATAATTGAGTATGAATAGACTAGAAATTTCCCATGCTAGAAAAATATTTCTTTAAATAGACATTTCTAGCCTTACCCACAAAATTAGATGAGTGTGTGTATCAAATGATGGATGCCTACAACGCCGAAGGGACCTGCCAGGTGATCTCCCCCACCACCGGGTTAGGCTAAAGTAAgtattgatgcaagctttgacatgtcCTCATGCTCTGTAGCCTTCGGGGCAGTTGCAAGGAACTGTAGGGGACAAGTGCTAATGGCGGCTCCGATACCTAGTGGGTGGTGTCATGCTCCTAAGGAAGTGGATGGGTCGGCGTACGGAGGGTATTAAGCTTTTCCAGGGACAAGCTACTATATCTTTGGTCATCGAGTCTGGTAGCATGTCACTCATCAATACCCTGAAGGATGGAGGAGACAACACATCGTTGCTATGTAGCAGTACAAGGGGGTCTAGACGATGATATCGTTTTCTAGGATGGCAGGTACTCGCTCCGTCCCAAAATAATTGTCTCAACTTTGTACTGGctttagtacaaaattgtactaagcttgaaacacttattttgggacgggggGAGTAGCAAATAAGGTTGCTCATGCTCTCGCGTAGGTAGCTACTACGAGTGCAAACAAATCCATCTGGATCCTAGATGCACTGTCTGCTATTTTTTAGCTCCTTCTGAAGGATTGTAAATACATTATTACCAATTAATGAAACCCCCTGTTTGGGCAAAAAAGATAGTTTTGTAGAAAAATTATTCTGAGCCCCTAGACATTTCAACAAAAACCATTAGAGACTGGAGAACAGACTTTGCATCTTGAGTGGAAATCAAAATTTGGAAAGTGTAAGAACAGCCACAACTGTCAAAAACCGTGGacgctttcaaaaaaaattaataCATGACTTAATAAAAAGAAGTAACGACTTTGACCCCAAAAAGGAACTTTGGACAACCATAACTTTAAAAGATATgtcaacattaaaaaatttaaaagCACAACATTGGAATAACAATTTCCGCCATTGTGATCGATATAAGTGAGCCAAAGTTGTAAAGCTAACTTTCTAATCTAACAAGTGGGTCATGCAAAAAAATGAAAGTGCAATAAAAAtatgaataaaagaaaattagACCATGCACCTACCCACCATTCGTGACTTCATGGCACAAAGTCATGATAGGTGTGACCTAGTACGGCTTGTGATGATCACCACTCTCTCAAAGCAATGTGTCGGTGACCGAGGATGTGAAGGATATTGGGGTGTGGTCTCACGATGGGGGTTGTAGCCTTGGAACTCCCTAGAAGCACTACCCAGCGAGAGAAATTTACGCAAAACTAAAGTGGTGTATGTGAGACATGTGTTACATGAGTGACGCCATTCGTGAAACGACATGTATCATTGAAATGATAATTTTTGGTACTTAACCATAAGCGAGCAACTTATGTTACATAACCATAAGACACGCAAAGAGTTTCCATTGCAAGTCGGTTGGCCAAAACGATGGTATATAACTTAATACATGTAAATAGTGATACATTGACAATTAACATTTTTGGAATATATCACGAACACTAGTACATTTTCCACTAGAACAATGAAGCCCTTATTTGATAATATTTAAGATGATAACAAATAAATGAAAAAAGAGTCAAAGCTATCAATTTGACGCAGTACAGTAGGTTGGGCTCCATTTTTTTAGATTCCTCACATGAAGGGGACTAGGGGTTGGCATTGCCATACCCAGATCCAGCACCTTTGCCTGCACCACTCCCACCATTTCTTCCTCCTCCATTGCCACCACCGTTTCCACCAGCATCTGCATTTGTACTACCTTGTCTATACCAATTGTTAGTAGCTGTAGCTGAGCCAGAACCAGTGCCACTACCAGCCCCATATCCACTAGATCCTTGATAACCACTAGCTTtccctccaccaccgccaccaccggcaCCGCCAGCGCTAGTATATCCACCATAGCCACCACCATAAGGATATGAAGATCCTTGACTATATTGACTGGAACCAGAGCCAGAGCCGGACCCGCTACCATATCCAGTTCCACCATTTtggccaccgcctccgccgccacctccacctccacctccaccgctTGCATGGCTACCACTACTAGAACTCACGCTAGACCCAGTTCCACTCCCAGCACCCGAGCCACCACCACTCACAGTTCCCccaccctctcctcctcccgctcccgttCCCGTGGCGCTTCCACTGCCGAATCTAACCACCCTTGCAGCATTGGCCAGTCCAATGCTCAAGAGGACAACATAGCCGAGGGCTACTAGCTTTGTGCCTACCATTGTGTGTGTTTTATGGAAGTGTGTACTCTTGCAAGATGAGATGAGTTCTAAGCGAAATATCAATGGATATTTATAGTGGTGCTTCCAGCCATGCATGTTGGGGGTGTTGGTGGAGTTGTTGACGAAGTCATGTCTCAACTGTAGGTGGAGGCTTAGAATAATTAGTGCCTTAATTGGTGCAGGTAAAAGTAAACGAGATGACTGACTTCTAATCGTGACCGCATCCACGTTGGGTCAATAGTTCTAAAACACATGCATGCTAGCATCCACTAATGAACACATCTAGCTCCAGGCTTGAATAGTTGACATTAGAGCAGAGGAGGCAGCAACCTGGAAGTTTCGGTAGTTGAATTTGGAGTTGGAGGGTATTGTACTAGCAGATGGCAAAAATCCAAACCACGTTCATGCCGGCACCAAGGATCATCTTGTCAAGGTAATTAAGCCTACACCACCACTGAATGCCTGGACTAATTACATCTGTGTCCGTTTATGCTACTTGCATGCATGATTACAATTTTATCTTACGGTCAAataaccatgcatgcatgcatctatctatctatctatctatctatctatctatctatctatacctatactaattaggcaCTTTCCAGAAATTATTGTGTTAATTAGAAATTAAGAACCGTTCATCTGGTGGAaccgagttattacggtgtagatctgaCATGTCCTCCCGTAATTAAAGCAATGTCTATCTCTTCAACAGAATAaaaaaaatctctctctctctcatagaaaAATAAATGATCAAGTTCAAGTGGGATGGTAAGATCGATCCAAAACCACGTGCATGCCAGCACCGTAAGTCTATACGTATCGTACACCATATTATTTGATGCCCGGACTTGTTCAAGTTAATAGCTGAACAGGTTGTAAACCGTGATACATAGCTGCTTTTTCATGTACTGAACGAAAATCTACGGCAACGCTGCTTTATGAGCCGAGATGGTC is from Triticum aestivum cultivar Chinese Spring chromosome 3A, IWGSC CS RefSeq v2.1, whole genome shotgun sequence and encodes:
- the LOC123059258 gene encoding putative glycine-rich cell wall structural protein 1, translating into MVGTKLVALGYVVLLSIGLANAARVVRFGSGSATGTGAGGGEGGGTVSGGGSGAGSGTGSSVSSSSGSHASGGGGGGGGGGGGGQNGGTGYGSGSGSGSGSSQYSQGSSYPYGGGYGGYTSAGGAGGGGGGGKASGYQGSSGYGAGSGTGSGSATATNNWYRQGSTNADAGGNGGGNGGGRNGGSGAGKGAGSGYGNANP